From a region of the Streptomyces venezuelae genome:
- the amaP gene encoding alkaline shock response membrane anchor protein AmaP, which produces MLATVNRILLALAGAVLTAAGIVVLTGGWPLHGRHAPLLSEETRNRYWHAEGWWWWAVLAGLAVVVLLALWWLLSQFGRKRLQAVVVDTGDGAFATLRGRALEEAVAAEAGAVDGVAGCRVALRGRRGSPALRVALELEPHAVPADALAAVAGPVLTHARTSAGLPELPAEARLKVTSHRAQRVT; this is translated from the coding sequence ATGCTCGCAACGGTGAACCGGATCCTGCTGGCGCTGGCCGGAGCGGTCCTGACGGCGGCCGGGATCGTGGTGCTGACGGGTGGGTGGCCGCTGCACGGCCGGCACGCGCCGCTGCTGAGCGAGGAGACCAGGAACCGGTACTGGCACGCCGAGGGCTGGTGGTGGTGGGCGGTGCTCGCCGGCCTCGCGGTGGTCGTGCTGCTGGCGCTGTGGTGGCTGCTGTCCCAGTTCGGGCGCAAGCGACTGCAGGCGGTGGTGGTCGACACCGGTGACGGGGCGTTCGCCACGCTGCGCGGACGGGCTCTGGAGGAGGCGGTGGCCGCGGAGGCCGGTGCCGTGGACGGGGTCGCCGGCTGCCGGGTCGCGCTGCGCGGGCGGCGCGGGTCGCCGGCGCTGCGGGTCGCGCTGGAGCTGGAACCCCACGCGGTCCCGGCCGACGCCCTGGCCGCCGTGGCCGGCCCGGTGCTGACCCACGCCCGGACCTCGGCGGGCCTCCCGGAACTGCCCGCGGAGGCCCGCCTCAAGGTGACGTCCCACCGGGCCCAGCGCGTGACGTAG
- a CDS encoding VOC family protein has translation MAGVPSICPTLVYRDAKAAIRLLTEAFGFSQVAVYEGEDGSVTHAELAYGNGMVMLGSSGRGGVFDKAMEGAGPSGVYVVVDDVDAHHRRAVDHGAEIVMEPTDQDYGSRDYMARDAEGNVWSFGTYAPQV, from the coding sequence ATGGCAGGCGTTCCGTCCATCTGCCCCACGCTGGTCTACCGCGACGCGAAGGCGGCCATCAGGCTGCTGACCGAGGCCTTCGGCTTCAGCCAGGTCGCCGTCTACGAGGGTGAGGACGGTTCGGTGACGCACGCCGAGCTGGCATACGGCAACGGGATGGTGATGCTCGGCAGTTCGGGCAGGGGCGGGGTGTTCGACAAGGCCATGGAGGGCGCCGGCCCCTCCGGGGTCTATGTCGTGGTCGACGACGTGGACGCCCACCACCGGCGGGCGGTCGATCACGGCGCCGAGATCGTCATGGAGCCCACCGACCAGGACTACGGCTCGCGCGACTACATGGCCCGCGACGCCGAGGGCAACGTGTGGAGCTTCGGGACGTACGCACCGCAGGTCTGA
- a CDS encoding alpha/beta hydrolase family protein — MRTATATAAAVTTTLLGAGAAAVALGRHAADAALRPEPGRPLPGGPKLSVHSAADGRITLTRSLASLRPGTYGLVAPGVHAVVGPVLPDAAPGPDTVVRQLVSVTHGTLDPGTRVSLTPQVYAGNPRTALGLDHADVDIPGELGALPAWFVPAARDTWVITVHGLGAGREHPMVVMPFLHRHQLPVLDLGYRGDLGAPASPDGLGHLGESEWRDLDAAIRYALRYGARRVVLHGWSTGATMALHAFERSPLAHRISGLVLDSPVLDWHTTLRALAAARGVPGVVLPLAVRAAEGLAGLRGDRRPAGADPGALRVPVLIFHGPDDALAPWGPSRRLAAARPDLVALHTVGKAGHGAMWNADPAGYEEALRRFLTPLM; from the coding sequence GTGCGTACCGCGACAGCGACGGCTGCGGCCGTCACGACGACCCTCCTGGGTGCCGGCGCGGCCGCCGTCGCCCTCGGCCGGCACGCCGCCGACGCGGCCCTGCGGCCCGAACCAGGACGTCCGCTCCCCGGCGGGCCGAAGCTCAGCGTCCACTCCGCCGCCGACGGCCGGATCACCCTGACCCGCTCGCTCGCCTCCCTGCGCCCCGGCACGTACGGCCTGGTCGCACCCGGTGTGCACGCCGTCGTCGGGCCCGTGCTCCCGGACGCCGCCCCCGGCCCGGACACCGTCGTACGGCAGCTCGTCTCCGTCACCCACGGCACCCTCGACCCCGGCACCCGGGTCTCCCTCACCCCCCAGGTGTACGCCGGCAACCCGCGCACCGCCCTCGGGCTCGACCACGCCGACGTGGACATCCCCGGAGAGCTCGGTGCACTGCCCGCCTGGTTCGTGCCCGCGGCCCGGGACACCTGGGTGATCACCGTGCACGGACTCGGCGCCGGCCGGGAACACCCGATGGTGGTCATGCCCTTCCTCCACCGGCACCAGCTCCCCGTCCTGGACCTGGGCTACCGGGGAGACCTGGGCGCCCCCGCCTCCCCGGACGGCCTCGGCCACCTCGGGGAATCGGAATGGCGTGACCTGGACGCCGCCATCCGCTACGCCCTGCGCTACGGGGCCCGCCGCGTGGTCCTCCACGGCTGGTCCACCGGCGCCACCATGGCCCTGCACGCCTTCGAGCGCTCGCCGCTCGCCCACCGGATCTCCGGGCTGGTCCTGGACTCCCCGGTACTCGACTGGCACACCACCCTCCGCGCGCTCGCCGCGGCGCGCGGCGTCCCCGGCGTGGTGCTGCCGCTGGCGGTCCGGGCCGCCGAAGGGCTCGCGGGCCTGCGCGGCGACCGCCGGCCGGCGGGCGCGGACCCCGGCGCGCTGCGCGTCCCCGTACTGATCTTCCACGGACCGGACGACGCGCTGGCCCCCTGGGGGCCCTCGCGCAGGCTTGCCGCCGCCCGCCCCGACCTCGTCGCGCTGCACACCGTGGGCAAGGCCGGGCACGGCGCGATGTGGAACGCCGACCCGGCCGGCTACGAGGAGGCCCTGCGCCGCTTCCTCACCCCTCTTATGTGA
- a CDS encoding TetR/AcrR family transcriptional regulator, with translation MARTTLTRDTVLDAAASLVMRHGPAALTMRGLAAELGTAVTSIYWHVGNRESLLDALVERTVEEMGAIRPTGRTPADRILAVARMLRRELRTRPHLIAMVHERGLTERMFLPAQQALVHEVHAAGLRGARAADAVRAVQFQVVGYLLVERNRERAPAQSPAESELWDPAAAPHDPALARALARPADPDRLFLLSVRALVHALLPPDAADATGPPEAPDPAGATPPR, from the coding sequence GTGGCCAGAACCACGCTGACCCGCGACACGGTGCTGGACGCCGCCGCGTCCCTGGTCATGCGGCACGGTCCGGCCGCGCTCACCATGCGGGGACTCGCCGCCGAGCTGGGCACGGCCGTGACGTCGATCTACTGGCACGTCGGCAACCGCGAGTCGCTGCTGGACGCCCTCGTCGAGCGGACGGTGGAGGAGATGGGCGCGATCCGGCCCACCGGCCGCACCCCCGCGGACCGGATCCTGGCGGTGGCCCGGATGCTGCGCCGTGAACTGCGGACACGTCCGCACCTGATCGCGATGGTCCACGAACGCGGCCTCACCGAGCGGATGTTCCTGCCCGCCCAGCAGGCACTCGTCCACGAGGTGCACGCCGCGGGGCTGCGTGGCGCCCGGGCGGCGGACGCGGTCCGCGCCGTCCAGTTCCAGGTCGTCGGATACCTGCTCGTCGAACGCAACCGCGAGCGCGCCCCCGCCCAGTCCCCGGCCGAGAGCGAGCTCTGGGACCCCGCCGCGGCCCCCCACGACCCGGCCCTGGCCCGAGCGCTGGCCCGCCCGGCGGACCCGGACCGGCTGTTCCTGCTGTCCGTACGGGCCCTGGTGCACGCCCTGCTCCCGCCGGACGCGGCGGACGCCACCGGCCCGCCCGAAGCGCCCGATCCGGCCGGCGCGACCCCGCCGCGGTGA
- a CDS encoding DUF6286 domain-containing protein → MTAPGPGPESGFESGFESGSEPGPGRRPGRVHRFRSARRVPAALTALVVLGVAGLFLYDLAAVRAGRPAMSWRGDLADRLATHTPADLGVRLIAGALVLAGAVLLLLALAPGLRRILPMRTPDRRPGVRAGLGRKDAAQILRDRAMEVSGVRSVRVKVGRSRVGVRATSHFRELDDVRADLDAVLTVGIEELGLAHPPQPRVRVRR, encoded by the coding sequence GTGACGGCCCCCGGACCCGGCCCCGAATCCGGCTTCGAGTCCGGCTTCGAGTCCGGCTCCGAGCCCGGTCCCGGCCGCCGCCCGGGACGGGTCCACCGGTTCCGCTCGGCCCGGCGGGTGCCCGCCGCACTCACCGCCCTGGTCGTGCTCGGGGTCGCGGGCCTGTTCCTGTACGACCTGGCCGCCGTACGGGCCGGCCGCCCCGCCATGAGCTGGCGCGGCGACCTCGCCGACCGGCTGGCGACGCACACCCCCGCGGACCTCGGAGTGCGGCTGATCGCCGGGGCCCTGGTCCTGGCCGGGGCGGTACTCCTGCTGCTGGCACTGGCCCCCGGGCTGCGCCGGATCCTGCCCATGCGGACCCCGGACCGGCGGCCGGGCGTCCGGGCCGGGCTCGGCCGCAAGGACGCCGCGCAGATCCTGCGGGACCGGGCCATGGAGGTGTCCGGAGTGCGGTCCGTCCGGGTCAAGGTGGGCCGGTCCCGCGTCGGGGTGCGGGCCACCTCGCACTTCCGCGAGCTGGACGACGTACGGGCGGACCTCGACGCGGTGCTCACCGTCGGCATCGAGGAACTGGGCCTAGCGCACCCGCCGCAGCCGCGCGTACGGGTCAGGAGATGA
- a CDS encoding Asp23/Gls24 family envelope stress response protein, which translates to MTESASGVTGKEPGDRGRTSIADGVVEKIAGLAAREVVGVHAMGSGSGLSRTFGAVRDRVPGGQKAQVSRGVKAEVGEVQTALDLEIVVDYGVSIRDVARAVRENVIAAVERMTGLEVVEVNIAVSDVKLPDEPDEEPESRLQ; encoded by the coding sequence ATGACCGAATCCGCATCAGGGGTCACCGGCAAGGAGCCCGGCGACCGGGGACGCACGAGCATCGCCGACGGGGTGGTCGAGAAGATCGCCGGACTGGCCGCCCGCGAGGTGGTCGGCGTGCACGCCATGGGCAGCGGCAGCGGCCTCTCCCGTACCTTCGGCGCCGTCCGCGACCGGGTGCCCGGCGGCCAGAAAGCCCAGGTCAGCCGCGGGGTCAAGGCAGAGGTCGGCGAGGTCCAGACCGCCCTCGACCTGGAGATCGTCGTGGACTACGGCGTGTCGATCCGGGACGTGGCGCGTGCCGTCAGGGAGAACGTCATCGCGGCGGTCGAGCGGATGACGGGCCTGGAGGTCGTCGAGGTCAACATCGCGGTGAGCGACGTCAAGCTGCCCGATGAGCCCGACGAGGAGCCGGAATCCCGTCTCCAGTAG
- a CDS encoding DEDDh family exonuclease, with product MTMLDDRTTAETTWPTAYPQGYAVVDVETTGLARDDRIVSAAVYRLDAQGNVEDHWYTLVNPRRDPGPVWIHGLTSAMLADAPLFEDIAEEFAGRLADRVLVAHNAIFDWQMIAREYARAAATAPVRQRLCTIALSKELNLPLPNHKLESLAAHFGVVQQRAHHALDDARVLAEAFRPSLHAAAEGGVRLPLLECRPLTEWSDSAVTPRVGYQASYRGGSSWRPSRKRPPCPHPNPGRFEDGKPLKQGMRIAFSGDTSVERELLEDRAVEAGLHIATSVSRLTSLLVTNDPDSATSKTVKAKSFGTPVVDEAAFTQLLRDVAPAES from the coding sequence GTGACCATGCTCGACGACCGTACGACCGCAGAGACGACGTGGCCGACCGCGTACCCACAGGGGTACGCGGTCGTCGACGTGGAGACCACCGGGCTCGCTCGCGACGACCGGATAGTCTCCGCAGCCGTCTACCGGCTCGACGCCCAGGGCAACGTGGAGGACCACTGGTACACGCTGGTCAACCCGCGGCGGGACCCGGGACCGGTGTGGATCCACGGGCTGACGAGCGCCATGCTCGCCGACGCCCCGCTCTTCGAGGACATCGCCGAGGAGTTCGCCGGACGGCTCGCGGACCGGGTACTGGTCGCGCACAACGCCATCTTCGACTGGCAGATGATCGCCCGGGAGTACGCGCGGGCCGCCGCGACGGCACCGGTCCGTCAGCGGCTGTGCACCATCGCCCTGTCGAAGGAACTGAACCTGCCGCTGCCCAACCACAAGCTGGAGTCGCTCGCCGCGCACTTCGGCGTGGTCCAGCAGCGCGCCCACCACGCGCTCGACGACGCCCGGGTGCTCGCGGAGGCGTTCCGCCCCTCGCTGCACGCGGCCGCGGAGGGCGGCGTGCGGCTGCCCCTGCTGGAGTGCCGGCCGCTGACGGAGTGGTCGGACTCCGCCGTCACCCCGCGGGTCGGCTACCAGGCTTCCTACCGGGGCGGCAGCAGCTGGCGGCCCTCGCGCAAGCGGCCGCCGTGCCCGCACCCGAACCCGGGGCGCTTCGAGGACGGCAAGCCGCTGAAACAGGGCATGCGGATCGCCTTCTCCGGTGACACCTCGGTGGAGCGTGAGCTGCTGGAGGACCGGGCGGTCGAGGCGGGCCTGCACATCGCGACGAGTGTGTCGCGGCTCACCAGCCTCCTGGTGACCAACGACCCCGATTCGGCGACCTCCAAGACGGTCAAGGCGAAGAGCTTCGGCACGCCGGTCGTCGACGAGGCGGCCTTCACCCAGCTGCTGCGGGACGTGGCCCCGGCCGAGTCCTGA
- a CDS encoding enoyl-CoA hydratase/isomerase family protein, with protein MALLDKDGVRLTVDDTVATVTLTNPAKRNAQSPALWRALAEAGRLLPGTVRIVVLRGEGMSFSAGLDRQAFTPEGFEGEPSFLDLARGSDELLDSTIAEYQEAFTWWRRNDIISVAAVQGHAIGAGFQLALACDLRVVADDVQFAMRETSLGLVPDLAGTQPLTSLVGYARALEICATGRFVHAEEAERVGLANLVVPADELDAAVQDLTTALLAPPRDAVIETKTLLRSAQARPYDDQRAAERAAQARRLRDLAGLSD; from the coding sequence ATGGCTCTGCTCGACAAGGACGGCGTACGACTCACCGTCGACGACACGGTCGCCACGGTGACACTGACCAATCCGGCCAAGCGAAATGCCCAATCCCCCGCGCTCTGGCGGGCTTTGGCCGAGGCCGGGAGGTTGTTGCCGGGCACCGTCCGGATCGTCGTGCTGCGCGGTGAAGGCATGTCCTTCTCCGCAGGGCTCGACCGGCAGGCGTTCACCCCCGAAGGTTTCGAGGGCGAGCCGTCCTTCCTCGATCTGGCACGCGGTTCGGACGAACTGCTCGACTCCACGATCGCCGAGTACCAGGAGGCATTCACCTGGTGGAGGCGTAACGACATCATCTCCGTCGCCGCCGTGCAGGGGCACGCGATCGGCGCCGGCTTCCAGCTCGCGCTCGCGTGCGATCTGCGCGTGGTCGCGGACGACGTGCAGTTCGCCATGCGCGAGACCAGCCTGGGCCTGGTCCCCGACCTGGCCGGTACCCAGCCCCTGACCTCCCTGGTCGGCTACGCCCGCGCGCTCGAAATCTGCGCGACGGGCCGCTTCGTGCACGCCGAGGAAGCGGAGCGGGTCGGCCTCGCCAACCTCGTCGTCCCCGCGGACGAGCTCGACGCCGCCGTGCAGGACCTCACCACGGCCCTGCTGGCACCGCCTCGGGACGCCGTGATCGAGACGAAGACGCTGCTGCGGTCCGCCCAGGCCCGCCCCTACGACGACCAGCGCGCCGCCGAGCGTGCGGCCCAGGCCCGCCGCCTGCGGGACCTGGCCGGTCTCTCCGACTGA
- a CDS encoding neutral zinc metallopeptidase has product MQFDDDASLDSSEVKDMRGGGRIPGGKATIGGGIVGLVALVLGLLFGVGPDQLGLSTGEQEPAPVSSSLNQVQQACKSGRDANTREDCRLVAVVRSTQAFWKQEFARRGGQYTPASTVFFENRVNTACGTASAAVGPFYCPADRQVYLDLGFFDDLRTKFGATGGPFAQAYVVAHEYGHHIQNLTGTLQRAQDGRQGPNSNAVKVELQADCYAGVWAHNATNVADASTGRPLIKTLTEADIRDGLDAAAAVGDDRIQEKFQGRVSPESWTHGSAEQRQQWFYQGYRTGDMAQCNTFR; this is encoded by the coding sequence ATGCAGTTCGACGACGACGCCAGTCTCGACAGCTCCGAGGTCAAGGACATGCGCGGCGGCGGCCGCATCCCGGGCGGGAAGGCCACCATCGGCGGCGGCATCGTCGGTCTCGTCGCCCTGGTCCTCGGCCTGCTCTTCGGGGTGGGGCCGGACCAGCTGGGGCTGTCCACCGGGGAGCAGGAACCGGCGCCGGTCTCCTCGTCGCTCAACCAGGTGCAGCAGGCCTGCAAGTCGGGCCGGGACGCGAACACGCGCGAGGACTGCCGTCTGGTGGCGGTCGTCAGGAGCACCCAGGCCTTCTGGAAGCAGGAGTTCGCCAGGCGCGGCGGCCAGTACACCCCGGCGTCGACCGTGTTCTTCGAGAACCGGGTGAACACCGCCTGCGGGACCGCCAGCGCGGCGGTGGGCCCCTTCTACTGCCCGGCGGACCGGCAGGTCTATCTGGACCTGGGGTTCTTCGACGACCTGCGGACGAAGTTCGGCGCGACCGGCGGCCCCTTCGCCCAGGCCTACGTCGTCGCCCACGAGTACGGACACCACATCCAGAACCTGACCGGAACCCTCCAGCGGGCCCAGGACGGGCGGCAGGGCCCGAACAGCAACGCGGTCAAGGTCGAGCTGCAGGCCGACTGCTACGCCGGGGTGTGGGCGCACAACGCGACGAACGTCGCGGACGCCTCCACCGGGCGGCCGCTGATCAAGACCCTGACGGAGGCGGACATCAGGGACGGGCTGGACGCGGCGGCGGCGGTCGGCGACGACCGGATCCAGGAGAAGTTCCAGGGCCGGGTGTCCCCGGAGTCCTGGACCCACGGCTCGGCCGAGCAGCGCCAGCAGTGGTTCTACCAGGGCTACCGGACCGGTGACATGGCCCAGTGCAACACCTTCCGCTGA
- a CDS encoding SDR family oxidoreductase — protein MDLGLKDRVYIVTGATRGLGLASARELVADGAKVLLTGRDEKRAADAAAELGPDAAGVAADNSDPDAAARLVATARERFGRLDGILISVGGPAPGFAADNTDAQWSAAFESVFLGAVRLARAAAAELGEGGVIGFVLSGSVHEPIPGLTISNGLRPGLAGFAKSLSLELGPRGIRVVGLLPARIDTDRVRELDALSGDAQAARAGNESRIPLRRYGAPEEFGRTAAFLLSPAASYLTGVMLPVDGGSRHGF, from the coding sequence ATGGATCTTGGACTGAAAGACCGTGTCTACATCGTCACCGGGGCCACCCGCGGCCTCGGCCTCGCCTCCGCCCGGGAACTGGTCGCCGACGGCGCGAAGGTGCTCCTGACGGGCCGGGACGAGAAGCGGGCGGCCGACGCCGCCGCCGAGCTCGGCCCGGACGCGGCCGGTGTGGCGGCCGACAACTCCGATCCGGACGCGGCCGCACGGCTCGTCGCCACCGCGCGGGAGCGCTTCGGCCGCCTCGACGGCATCCTCATCAGCGTGGGCGGCCCGGCACCGGGCTTCGCGGCGGACAACACCGACGCGCAGTGGTCGGCGGCCTTCGAGTCGGTCTTCCTGGGCGCGGTCCGGCTCGCCCGGGCGGCGGCCGCCGAGCTGGGCGAGGGCGGGGTCATCGGCTTCGTGCTGTCGGGCTCGGTCCACGAGCCGATCCCCGGCCTGACCATCTCCAACGGTCTGCGTCCGGGCCTCGCGGGCTTCGCGAAGTCCCTCTCGCTGGAACTCGGCCCGCGCGGGATCCGGGTGGTCGGCCTGCTTCCGGCCCGCATCGACACCGACCGGGTGCGTGAGCTCGACGCGCTGTCCGGTGACGCGCAGGCCGCGCGGGCGGGGAACGAGTCCCGCATCCCGCTGCGCCGGTACGGAGCCCCGGAGGAGTTCGGCCGCACGGCGGCCTTCCTGCTCTCCCCGGCTGCCTCGTACCTGACGGGGGTCATGCTCCCGGTCGACGGCGGCTCCCGGCACGGTTTCTGA
- a CDS encoding helix-turn-helix domain-containing protein, which yields MAETLKKGSRVTGAARDKLAADLKKKYDSGASIRALAEETGRSYGFVHRMLSESGVSLRGRGGATRGKKAATA from the coding sequence GTGGCCGAGACTCTGAAGAAGGGCAGCCGGGTAACCGGCGCCGCGCGCGACAAGCTCGCGGCAGACCTGAAGAAGAAGTACGACTCCGGTGCGAGTATCCGGGCGCTGGCCGAAGAGACCGGCCGGTCCTACGGATTCGTCCATCGGATGCTCAGTGAGTCCGGGGTGTCGCTGCGTGGTCGCGGAGGCGCGACCCGGGGCAAGAAGGCCGCCACGGCCTGA
- a CDS encoding ABC-F family ATP-binding cassette domain-containing protein, with the protein MITATGIELRAGARVLIESASFRVAKGDRIGLVGRNGAGKTTLTKCLAGEGQPAAGSIARSGEVGYLPQDPRTGDLDVLARDRILSARGLDVLIKKMRANEERIATGTGGTRDKAMKQYERQETEFLTKGGYAAEAEAATISAALGLPDRVLGQPLHTLSGGQRRRVELARILFSDADTLLLDEPTNHLDADSIVWLRDYLKNYRGGFIVISHDVDLVETVVNKVFYLDANRSQIDVYNMGWKLYQQQREADEKRRKRERQNAEKKAAALNSQADKMRAKATKTVAAQNMAKRADRLLAGLEAVRVNDKVAKLRFPDPAPCGKTPLTAEGLSKSYGSLEIFTDVDLAIDKGSRVVILGLNGAGKTTLLRLLSGTEKPDTGTVVPGHGLKLGYYAQEHETLDPERTVLENMRSSAPDLDLVAVRKTLGSFLFSGDDVDKPAGVLSGGEKTRLALATLVVSSANVLLLDEPTNNLDPASREEILGALRTYKGAVILVTHDEGAVEALEPERIILLPDGVEDLWGPDYRDLVALA; encoded by the coding sequence GTGATCACCGCCACCGGCATCGAGCTGCGCGCCGGCGCCCGCGTCCTTATCGAGTCCGCCTCCTTCCGTGTCGCCAAGGGCGACCGCATCGGCCTGGTCGGCCGCAACGGAGCGGGCAAGACCACCCTCACCAAGTGCCTGGCGGGCGAAGGACAGCCCGCCGCCGGCTCCATCGCCCGCTCGGGCGAGGTCGGCTACCTCCCGCAGGACCCGCGCACGGGCGACCTCGACGTGCTGGCCCGCGACCGGATCCTGTCCGCGCGCGGCCTCGACGTGCTGATCAAGAAGATGCGCGCCAACGAGGAGCGCATCGCCACGGGCACGGGCGGCACCCGCGACAAGGCGATGAAGCAGTACGAGCGCCAGGAGACCGAGTTCCTGACCAAGGGCGGGTACGCCGCCGAGGCGGAGGCCGCGACCATCTCCGCCGCCCTGGGCCTGCCCGACCGGGTGCTCGGCCAGCCGCTGCACACCCTCTCCGGTGGTCAGCGCCGCCGCGTCGAGCTGGCCCGGATCCTCTTCTCCGACGCCGACACCCTGCTCCTCGACGAGCCCACCAACCACCTCGACGCCGACTCCATCGTCTGGCTGCGCGACTACCTGAAGAACTACCGCGGTGGCTTCATCGTCATCTCCCACGACGTCGACCTGGTCGAGACCGTCGTCAACAAGGTCTTCTACCTGGACGCGAACCGCTCCCAGATCGACGTCTACAACATGGGCTGGAAGCTCTACCAGCAGCAGCGCGAGGCCGACGAGAAGCGCCGCAAGCGCGAGCGCCAGAATGCCGAGAAGAAGGCCGCGGCCCTGAACTCTCAGGCCGACAAGATGCGCGCGAAGGCCACCAAGACCGTCGCCGCGCAGAACATGGCCAAGCGTGCCGACCGGCTCCTCGCCGGCCTGGAGGCCGTCCGCGTCAACGACAAGGTCGCCAAGCTCCGCTTCCCGGACCCGGCACCCTGCGGCAAGACCCCGCTGACCGCCGAGGGCCTCTCGAAGTCGTACGGCTCGCTGGAGATCTTCACCGACGTCGACCTGGCCATCGACAAGGGCTCCCGCGTCGTCATCCTCGGCCTCAACGGCGCCGGCAAGACCACCCTGCTGCGCCTGCTCTCGGGTACGGAGAAGCCGGACACCGGCACGGTCGTCCCCGGCCACGGCCTCAAGCTCGGCTACTACGCCCAGGAGCACGAGACCCTGGACCCGGAGCGCACGGTCCTGGAGAACATGCGCTCCTCGGCCCCCGACCTGGACCTGGTCGCCGTACGCAAGACCCTCGGCTCCTTCCTCTTCTCCGGGGACGACGTGGACAAGCCCGCCGGGGTGCTCTCCGGCGGCGAGAAGACCCGGCTGGCCCTGGCCACGCTGGTCGTCTCCTCGGCGAACGTGCTGCTCCTCGACGAGCCCACGAACAACCTCGACCCGGCCAGCCGCGAGGAGATCCTGGGCGCGCTGCGCACGTACAAGGGCGCGGTCATCCTCGTCACGCACGACGAGGGCGCCGTGGAGGCGCTGGAGCCGGAGCGCATCATCCTGCTCCCGGACGGCGTCGAGGACCTGTGGGGACCGGACTACCGGGACCTGGTGGCGCTCGCCTGA
- a CDS encoding SURF1 family protein encodes MYRFVLTRQWVFLTLMALALIPAMIELGFWQYHRHEHRVAQNQLIEANLRAKPVPVTEITSPGHQVPRADFWRTVTATGTYDAAHEVVVRMRTDNDDKVGFHVLTPLVLSDGRVVLVNRGWVPGGDDPRAYPPVPAAPTGEVTVIGRLKADETSGGSGIKDRKGLPDRQVMLINSARQAEYLGRTVLGGYLELTAPAPADSTPETVADPDHDSIGPHMAYAVQWWLFAGAVPVGWVVLVRREKREREEEAARAEASRQEPATA; translated from the coding sequence GTGTACCGCTTTGTGCTGACCCGGCAGTGGGTGTTCCTCACCCTGATGGCCCTCGCCCTCATCCCCGCGATGATCGAGCTGGGGTTCTGGCAGTACCACCGCCATGAGCACCGGGTCGCGCAGAACCAGCTGATCGAGGCGAACCTGCGGGCGAAGCCGGTACCCGTGACCGAGATCACCTCGCCCGGACACCAGGTCCCCCGAGCGGACTTCTGGCGCACGGTCACGGCGACCGGTACGTACGACGCCGCGCACGAGGTCGTCGTCCGGATGCGCACCGACAACGACGACAAGGTCGGCTTCCACGTCCTGACCCCGCTGGTCCTCTCCGACGGCCGGGTGGTCCTGGTCAACCGGGGCTGGGTACCGGGCGGCGACGACCCGCGCGCCTACCCGCCGGTGCCGGCCGCGCCCACGGGCGAGGTCACGGTCATCGGCCGGCTGAAGGCCGACGAGACCAGCGGCGGCAGCGGCATCAAGGACCGCAAGGGCCTGCCGGACCGCCAGGTGATGCTCATCAACAGCGCCCGGCAGGCGGAGTACCTGGGCCGGACCGTCCTCGGCGGCTACCTGGAGCTCACCGCTCCGGCCCCGGCGGACAGCACCCCGGAGACCGTCGCCGACCCCGACCACGACTCGATCGGCCCCCACATGGCGTACGCCGTCCAGTGGTGGCTGTTCGCCGGCGCGGTTCCGGTGGGCTGGGTGGTCCTCGTACGCCGGGAGAAGCGCGAGCGCGAGGAAGAGGCGGCCCGGGCCGAAGCCTCCCGGCAGGAACCGGCGACGGCGTAG